The DNA window CGCCGCCTCGATACTGGCTTCTTTAGGCCGCGAGTCTGTTTTCGGAAGGCGGACAGTCGGACCTTGGTGGCCATCTGCCGCAGCAGCTCCCCCATTTGGGCGACGCTCAAGGCACGAAAAATGGCCCATTCCTCCGGCGGTATCGCGATCATCATGCCCTGGTACGTGGCGGCGATCTCGTGGGCAAGGTGGTACGGGGAGAACTCGCGGTCAATCTTCTCGGTGCCGTGGACCGCGCCCAGGGACGCGCGGACCACGGCCAGGATGTTGTAAGCCACCAAGGCGATGCAGAAGCCGAACAGCGCGGCCTTGGGATAGGCCAGCGTGTTGATCTCCGAGTGCAGGTCCTTCTCGAGCCTCTGGAACGCGGTCTCGATCGTCCAGCGCTTGCGGTACAGCT is part of the bacterium genome and encodes:
- a CDS encoding transposase, translated to DKNAFSIIREHQQVPFRPLDAMREVGTTETGTVSEQNIEIEVESEDGKLVRLPLRRIRLGLKKPTRDGETVIYILTDLPEEVADAVTVAELYRKRWTIETAFQRLEKDLHSEINTLAYPKAALFGFCIALVAYNILAVVRASLGAVHGTEKIDREFSPYHLAHEIAATYQGMMIAIPPEEWAIFRALSVAQMGELLRQMATKVRLSAFRKQTRGLKKPVSRRR